In the genome of Pseudoglutamicibacter cumminsii, one region contains:
- a CDS encoding WYL domain-containing protein codes for MSKSNIKPVSPAAKAVGLMRVLTSTRIGLTAAMLRDRIPDYQGLSDAAFERAFERDKSRLRSLGIELTVEKLEADALGEVRYRIDLPAHRLPELHLSDQERLVTALAAAAVGGSGWGSHARRASVRLGGVSASSPGAAAGARAELSSPPDAAEALILAALCEYPVSFDYRAANGEHTERRILPWGVGQQAGRWYVFGGDIERGGERMFRLDRIQGSVAQANVRKAEMVHEIYGRPDKFSMRDELARLTHRDLLQEVWVALAEGAGAELKARGRSMVEDRGVEVVAVNGVYSDVVRECAAVGAAVVGPGDVAQDVADTALIEAALAAHDSAGEDQSSPRLRLSAGGRPSTDQVLADVISLASVIQSEGAQDIDELATRFAVPRSEIERWLATLELGAHIVEDVSTDQASFGLRLDGNTVELSADEALTYPLNVSLQEATALLLGCELLMSVPGLEPSVHDAADAVVEKLTQARAQLNDFSAIVAIESGQLRGETLRLAEMLGQAIAEQRTAHMRYASFEATTERNIDPLTLVRFDDKLYVRAWCHLRGGERTFNVERIVNLEVTDKQATHTLSDEHPATSTGFASGGGFVGGGRGTEALLGFGRDSQWMVSSFRPSVTRRTDTEVIARVNVVSAEWIAQTVAETGGDVRIVSPPHLRDDVREALEDLLESSRRCRTVGTELVSQLAVTPTKNLNPTSKQEQK; via the coding sequence GTGAGCAAAAGCAACATCAAGCCTGTGAGCCCTGCGGCGAAAGCCGTGGGGCTCATGCGCGTGCTCACATCAACCCGCATCGGGCTCACAGCAGCCATGCTCCGCGATCGCATCCCCGATTATCAGGGCTTAAGCGACGCAGCTTTCGAGCGCGCATTCGAACGCGACAAGAGCCGGCTACGTTCCCTCGGAATCGAGCTTACGGTCGAAAAGCTTGAGGCAGACGCCCTCGGGGAGGTGCGGTACCGGATCGACCTGCCCGCGCATCGGCTGCCTGAACTGCATCTGAGCGATCAAGAACGTCTTGTGACCGCGCTAGCCGCGGCCGCTGTGGGCGGTAGCGGATGGGGATCCCACGCGCGTCGGGCATCCGTGCGGCTTGGGGGAGTGAGCGCATCATCGCCTGGTGCTGCCGCTGGTGCGCGCGCTGAGCTGTCAAGCCCGCCCGACGCGGCCGAGGCGCTCATCCTCGCGGCATTGTGCGAGTATCCAGTCTCTTTCGATTACCGCGCGGCCAACGGCGAGCATACCGAACGCCGGATCCTGCCGTGGGGTGTTGGCCAGCAGGCTGGCCGCTGGTACGTGTTCGGGGGCGACATCGAGCGCGGCGGCGAGCGCATGTTCCGTCTGGATCGAATCCAGGGGAGTGTTGCGCAAGCAAATGTTCGCAAAGCGGAGATGGTCCACGAGATCTATGGACGCCCAGACAAGTTTTCGATGCGGGACGAGCTCGCCCGGCTCACGCATCGTGACCTGCTCCAGGAGGTGTGGGTTGCTCTGGCGGAAGGGGCAGGCGCTGAGCTGAAAGCCCGCGGCCGATCCATGGTGGAGGACCGTGGTGTTGAGGTTGTCGCGGTCAATGGCGTGTATTCCGATGTGGTTCGCGAGTGCGCGGCCGTTGGTGCCGCTGTTGTGGGCCCCGGTGATGTCGCTCAGGACGTCGCGGATACCGCGCTGATTGAGGCAGCACTGGCCGCACATGATTCGGCTGGCGAGGATCAGTCGTCGCCTCGTTTGCGTTTATCTGCAGGCGGAAGGCCGTCGACTGATCAGGTTTTGGCAGACGTCATCAGTTTGGCTTCGGTGATTCAGTCTGAAGGGGCCCAAGATATTGACGAGCTTGCTACGCGTTTTGCGGTGCCTCGTTCTGAGATTGAGCGGTGGCTCGCCACACTCGAGTTGGGTGCGCACATCGTAGAAGACGTTTCAACCGATCAGGCGAGCTTCGGGCTACGCCTTGATGGCAATACCGTTGAGCTTTCCGCCGATGAGGCGCTCACGTATCCGCTGAACGTTTCACTTCAGGAAGCTACGGCTTTACTGCTGGGTTGTGAGCTGTTGATGTCCGTCCCTGGCCTCGAACCGTCAGTGCACGATGCGGCGGACGCCGTGGTTGAAAAGCTCACGCAGGCGCGTGCGCAACTCAACGATTTCAGCGCGATCGTGGCGATCGAATCCGGACAGCTTCGCGGTGAAACCTTGCGGCTTGCTGAGATGCTGGGGCAGGCGATTGCTGAACAGCGCACGGCGCATATGCGTTACGCGAGTTTCGAAGCGACGACCGAACGGAACATCGACCCGCTCACGCTTGTCCGCTTTGACGACAAGCTGTATGTGAGGGCGTGGTGTCACCTGCGTGGTGGGGAACGCACGTTCAACGTTGAGCGGATCGTCAATCTGGAAGTGACTGACAAGCAGGCAACCCACACGTTGTCCGATGAGCACCCAGCGACCTCTACCGGCTTTGCAAGCGGCGGTGGCTTTGTAGGCGGCGGTCGCGGTACCGAAGCGTTGCTTGGGTTCGGGCGGGATTCCCAGTGGATGGTTTCCTCGTTCCGGCCGAGCGTGACGCGGCGGACGGACACGGAGGTCATTGCTCGAGTTAACGTTGTGAGCGCCGAATGGATTGCCCAAACTGTTGCCGAAACCGGCGGTGACGTTCGGATCGTCTCGCCTCCGCATCTGCGTGATGACGTCCGTGAGGCGCTTGAAGACCTGCTGGAGAGTTCACGCCGTTGCCGTACAGTGGGCACTGAGCTGGTTTCTCAACTAGCTGTTACACCCACAAAGAATCTCAACCCCACAAGCAAACAGGAGCAAAAGTGA
- the tatA gene encoding Sec-independent protein translocase subunit TatA, producing MHPPSPMAWAIIIVVILVLFALPKLPKIARSLGESTRIFKSEMRQMKKDEEAERNASKDGAAESGTAENQAKEPLEGRIVDTPQAREDNK from the coding sequence ATGCATCCGCCGTCACCCATGGCCTGGGCGATCATCATTGTCGTCATTCTTGTGCTCTTCGCGTTGCCCAAGTTGCCGAAGATCGCGCGCAGCCTGGGTGAATCTACCCGCATCTTCAAGTCGGAAATGCGGCAGATGAAGAAGGACGAAGAAGCGGAACGTAACGCCAGCAAGGACGGCGCCGCGGAGTCCGGCACGGCTGAGAACCAGGCGAAGGAACCTCTCGAAGGCCGCATCGTAGACACCCCGCAGGCTCGGGAAGACAACAAGTAA